The nucleotide sequence ACTTTCTCTAAATCTGTGTCTTGTGTCAAATTATCCTTCTCACAGTATTTGACGACTACAGTCGACGTATTTTTAGTTTCGCTAAATGAGTGGTTCTTGTTTTCATTTCTCTCTATAATCGTTATACtgtgtaattgtttattagcAGACGAATTAAATAGTGGCATTATGTGTTTCAAAACTtccaaaatattgttattagaaGCGTTAGCGATGTTTGTGTTGTTCGGTTCAATCGTTAGAATTTCAACATATTGTGAatcacttattttatttgtttcgttGTGTACATTATTGCTTTCCGAATTGTTCACTTCTTCTGTAATTTTCATATCTATTCTTTCTTCGATACCGCTCCTTACTTGATTAAGAATTTTAAGTCCACTCACTGTCTTTGTTACATTATCAAAGTGGTAATTTTTGTCAGTTTCATTAAGCATTATAGCCTCATTTAATTTCAGATCATCTATATCTCTTGACACGTTTTCCTTTATCCTTTTAATGGATTCAATAATACTATTAACTAGTTCTTcctgtatttgtttatttgaatcattattttctaaattatcaataacatCAAGGAATAATTTTGTCGTTTCATCATTTGTGTTAGAGTTAGGGCTCgttttgttatgtattttgaatatatcttCTATAAATCTGGTGAAGGGGCAGTTGTGGGTAGTGTTTTCTATGGGTACATCATTTTTTGATGCTGCATACccagtatttataaaatttattataattactgagACTATAATTTGCCTGAAACAAAATGGAGTTAGAAGATAATTAGACAATAAAAACGTATTCAATAAACCCTGCCAATTTTcttttcatgtatttataatttatatatttaatgttaacattgcgatataaattataaaattataaaatagtacgAATTTGTACCGACTTAACgtatggtacatatataaactatatcacAGAGATCACCTACAaacaacggtgaaagaatttttgaaatcggtccaccagttcctgagataagcgcatTCAAACTAACTCTACATCTGTATATTACTAATCAAGATGTCTAATATCCATTTAAAAGCCAACTAGGCAGCAACATTGTTAGATATAGACTCGCACTATCACTAACGATTACAGCCATCGGCCATCACGGACTTTCTTCGGAGGTTTGAGAGGAAATTGTggctattaaattaatagcttGTGTTACTGGTAATGCAGGACGctgctatttttaaatcacgACATTATTTACGATGTAGATGTTTTTGTGTGAAGAACAttgtatatagaaaattatttgatacaatattataacgtTAATTGATTTAGGATTAAAATAACTGACTGTATCAAGATGCTAATCTTTTAGCAAGCTTGAGGCTTATAGTAATTGcgataataaaagttaaagaCACGGTGAAGCCGCTGCAAACATCTagtatataaagataataatataaaaaattatcttatagtAACCTGCTTATTGCGTTGCAAACtagaaaagttttaaaatcagAACTAAAAAAGTGGTTAAAATACTTGGAAGCACAAAATAAGTCATCTAATTAGGTACGCAGAGaactcattatttattaatatcatataataacaaaatatgtacaataaccTAATTCATCAACTTAAGTTAACAAAggaaatagtattatatactaaGTACATATTTAGTCTATCATACAAGTATCGGAATTTCAGAAAAaaagaagcaaaaaaaaaaacaatcagaaatataaagtaattatatacatgaatatgaattaatattttaattaaataactaaattatcaCGACGATTAACTACCcgatatttttagttttagaaTAGATGTTGATATTTAAggaatacataaattactcaAGTTAATTTCAAACACATACAACGCACATGTTTTCTTGTAGGAAGTCCATATTTAGATGTTGACgcaaagaaaaagaaagtaTTAGATAATGAGATAACTTTATTTGTACGTTAGCACAGATAGTAGACTTGTTAAAGgtatgtttatta is from Zerene cesonia ecotype Mississippi chromosome 15, Zerene_cesonia_1.1, whole genome shotgun sequence and encodes:
- the LOC119832417 gene encoding uncharacterized protein MAL13P1.304-like: MELLRQIIVSVIIINFINTGYAASKNDVPIENTTHNCPFTRFIEDIFKIHNKTSPNSNTNDETTKLFLDVIDNLENNDSNKQIQEELVNSIIESIKRIKENVSRDIDDLKLNEAIMLNETDKNYHFDNVTKTVSGLKILNQVRSGIEERIDMKITEEVNNSESNNVHNETNKISDSQYVEILTIEPNNTNIANASNNNILEVLKHIMPLFNSSANKQLHSITIIERNENKNHSFSETKNTSTVVVKYCEKDNLTQDTDLEKVNNETVDDDDYYLQNDDYDLVTESTNTNVSSEGFKDILEAAEYGIQKSNELYDVLEPKLYSMGLWLDEKSPARYVAAFNAPSEDLAKFSRYGYASILAAEKLKELSGDALESRTEEGKFPKASALRDSPLLEQCPLRAPPKCPPASKRCVFL